The genomic stretch tactacagcagatactatgagtacgctgtgatgaggtcaacgaccactgaaaaaacaatacaagcattagcagagatcttcgcaagatatggattgcctgttacgctatactctgacaatggtccacagttcatttcagagacatttgctgaatacatgaggaccacaggtatccaccatcataaagtaactccgaaatggccacaagccaatggggaagtagagagacaaaatcagtccattgaaaaacgattacggattgctcacgcagaaggacaaaattggcaacaagcattgctatcttatgtagctgtctatcgggcaacgcctcatgcaaccacaggaaaaagtcctgcagaagcattttttgggagaaaaatctgcacaaaaatgcccgaaataaaggaaatcagggacgaccaggagatgagagaccacgatgctgaaaagaaaggagcagcaaagctgtacacagattcgagatgtggagccaggtactcagacatcatgcctggagataatgttctggtgaggcaagagagtggtggtaagctagacacaccttattaccatcaaccctacactgtcgtatccagaagtggcagtatggtaacagtcaagtctccggctggagtcctgtacaaaagaaatgtgtctggtgtaaaaaggtaccagtccagagcgACATCGAGCGAGGTGGTTgaaagtccaatacgagatgctcaacctgagggaccagatgatgttcccgaggcagttaccagcattcctgatgaagtgaccaGAGTGCCAGAAACACCCGAGGCCGtagcgagcagtatttccgacgcagagagtgaacaaccgagtggCGACGATAGCATCGCAGGAAGGCCGAAACgagacaggaaaccacctaaacgatatgaagactttgtgccgtatttctaattgtgcccgcattatcacgaaAGGGAAAGTTTGTGACAGTTGGAGTGATTAATAGAACAttgggacagtgatttgatcatgTATCATAAAGTgcgtgtatgagtgctgtatgaagtACATTTTTGTTTAGTTGAGTTATTGTATTGCAGTTGGTTACGACATGTTTATATTACATTGTGTGTAGAAGGAGTTTgaacttgtttgtttgtttgtttgaaaTTGTTTGTTGGTTCCGAGGGATATTCATAAGGTGACGGTGTTTACATTTCAACATTAaggtgtaaagtttatttctggtaaaaggatggatgtcatgataatgaatatgcatgagatgtattcacctgaccagaagtcagatggtatgagagagagagaagagcacgaaatggaggaacaatgaaaactggagaataaagacacggagatatttaactggtaaaacctgTGGTAGttgtgttattaacttcacatttcgggccacaaatgtgacagacaCCCGCTCCCATCAGCAGCTCTGCTCCCGCTGCACTTGCGTTGCAGCCATCATACCCGCCACAGCGCGTGTGAGTCCCCGCGAGGAGTTAAAAAGAGCTTGGCTGATACCAGATATCAATACATGAGGCTCCCATTGAACATAGTGTTGCTTGAGTTTAACAGtaaagttttttaaattttttttctatttttaatttttttaaaatctttttttatatttatggaACGCTTCACGAATTTACGTGTCGTCCttgcgcaggggccatgctaatcttctctgtttcgttccaattttagtatatgtgctgccgaaaCGAGCACAACAGTAAAGTGTTGACTAAGGTTCCCACTTGAGTTGTCTGCTTATTCGGGGAAGCACCTTTgctttgtttgacctgctgcgttccttcagcattgtgtttttacttgtacCACGGTGTCTGCTCAAAAGGCTTCTGGGTAGATGCATGGACACACAGGCATCATGTGAAGGCAGCAGAGATTAGGATCCTATCTTCGCAGTTCATCTGCAcgaggggcctgtttccatgctgtattttGTCTGCaccaacagaaaatgttggacacAGGCAGCCTCTGGAGAAAGAGCGAACGTTTCACGTTGGAATGCATAGTatcctgctgagtgcttccagcagtTTGCACTTCGGATTTCCAGCATCGGCAAGATTTCCATTTTCAAGTTAAGGTTGCCGCAGCGACTGCAGAATGACAGCGCTGCGCCTGCGCGACAGTGAAGATAAGACGAGGCGACGCAGGGGCGGCTGCGGGCCAGCGGGACGGCAGTGAATTGACACGGTGCGGCTGCGGATCGACACGGGCGAGGGGACGGCAGTGAATTGACACGGGGCGGCTGTGGATTGACTCGGGCCAGCGGATCGGCAGTGGATTGACACGAGGCAGCTGTGGATCGACATGGGCCAGCGGGACGGCTGTCGATTGGCACGGGGCGGCTGCGGATCGACACGGGCCAGCGGGGCGGCTGTGGATTGACACGGGGAAGCTATAGATTGACACGGGCCAGCGGGGCGGCTGCGGATCGACACCGGCCAGCGGGGCAGCTGTGGATTGACACGGGTCAGCGGGGCGGCTGTGGATTGACTCCTGCCAGCGGGGCGGCTGTGGATTGACTCGGGGCGGCGTAGATTGACACGGGCCAGCGGGGCGTCAGTGGATTGACACGAGACAGCTGTGGATTGACACGGGGCAGCGGGGTTTCCGATGTGCGGGTGTGTAACCCTGAGGGCAGGCAGGGCCCGTGGACTCCGCGTTGGAGAGGAGCCAGGGTCGCTTCGCTGTCCGGTTAATCTGCCATTGCAAGCCTCACGGTGAAAAGTCGATTGCATGAACGGCAGAGTGGAACTGAGTGACAGCGAAGTAGAGACGATGATTGGCTCGTTAATTTGATTGACACACGTACAACAGGTGTCCTGCTTTACTCTGTTCACATTACATTGAATTCCATGGACTGTCGtttttttcctcattttcctGTTATTAATATCTTGTTGTAGTTTAATTCCTTCAGAAACACTGTACACAAAGACATTGTGAGGTGAGCAAATGTGGATACGTGTTTCTCATTCCCAAAGTGGCAGTGCCAATAGAACGATTATTGCATGATCCCACTGGTCACTCCTGAtagatcatctacaaatttgctgcctCACATTACATGGAGTTCCAGAAAATCTAAAGCTATTGgcgaatgttaaaattgaagggAATGGAGGCAAAATACTGATCTGGCTGAGAACTTTATTCATGAGGGCAAATGTGTTCATTAAAAAAGGGTATATGATCTACAGGCAGGGTGCAACCAGTGGGGTCTTTCATTAATCGCAACTATTTATGCCACTTTGGGAATGAGAGCCATGTATCCAAATTTGCCCACCTCACAATGAAAAGTGTCATTGCGTGCAGAATCGATGAAGGTGTTAAATGACCATTTCCCCCAACTTCTTCAGGCAATGGCGCCATGGCCGAAACTCCATCTGCATTGTTCAGTCGTTGAAACATATCGAAATGAAACACAGACCTTTCATTCAACACTGAAACATTAAAACGTAAAACTTTGCCAATGATCACATAAGTAACATGTGAAATATGTTATTATTTACAAGAAAGCAGCTGCTTTTCTTTATAAGGGTGACTGTAGAGCAGAGCTTCCCATCTGCCTTTTTTATTTACAAGCAATTTTTCCTGGGCTCGTTTGGATCTCACACTGACAAAACCGGATTCCCTGGCACTGTTTTTCATAACAATGTTCTCTTGGCCATTATAACACTAAACCCTACACTAATGATCTGTTTGTAAAGCAAACAGCAAAACCTTTTTTTACTGCTGGCGCACGAGATCAttgaaacaattttattttctaacattttaactCCAAGAGCTGCAAAGACTGATGTCAGTTTTTTTTCATCCACACACAAAGAATCTTTCACTGCCGAATCAATTAAACCTGTCTGGTCAAGTGCCTGGACAGTGTTCATTATCAGAAAGAATTTTTTTAGCAGGACATGTTGCTTTTGCCAGATAatgaatgtttcaggttgatgatctCTCACCAGAACTAAGGAAAGTTCTGATCAGTTTTCAGAAGAGGTGAGACTGAgccaaaatgtaatttttttcctctaTCTTCAGAGTCGAAATCATCACTTTCATTTTACTTACAAATTTCCAACTTATTTTTTTGCTTTTCACTCAGAGATTTGCAGATATGAAGCAATAAAGATGCTTGTCCTGGACTTTAATCCTGTACTTGTCCCCTTTTTCTAGGTGTGAGAAGTGGAGGAACTGCCAACAAGGAAGAACAAGCCTTGTCAGTGGAGAAATATTTCAAAGATCTAAGTGAGTGGAAAAGCATCAGGATTCATACCTGTTAAATAACAGCACTGCAATGATTATGGAAAAATCTTCAACCCACTTACCAAGCCTGAGAAACGATCACACAGGGTGAAGAAACTGTTCTGTGTGTGCAAGAGACTTTTACCAACCTGGAGGAACACAAGGACATCCTCTCCACAGAGAAACCTTATAAATGTGGGGACTGTGGAAAGGGGTTCAACTATCCATCCTTGCTGGATGCTCACCGGCGCactcacactggggagaggccctttaCTTGCTctgtgtgtgggaagggattcACACAGTCATGCACTCTTCAAACACACCGGCGGGTTCACACTGACGAGAagcctttcagctgctctcattgtGGGAAGGGTTTCAGATGTTCATCTAACCTTATTCAACACCAGCGGGTTCATACTGGGGAGAAACCCTTCACTTGTTCTGTGTGTGCGAAGGGTTTCAGTCAGTTGACCACTCTGCTGACACACCAGCGAggagttcacactggggagaggccgttcACTTGTTCTATTTGTGGAAAGGGATTCACAAACTCATCCCATCTGCTGAAGCACCTGCGGGTTCACACCGGTGAGAGACCATTCACTTGCTCCGTCTGTGGAAAGGGGTTCACCCATTCGTCAACCTTGCTGATACACCAGCGAGTTCACAATGGAGAGAGGCCGTTCATCTGCTCTGTGTGTGGGAAAGGATTCGCTCACTCATCCAACCTGCTGAcgcaccagcgggttcacacggGCGAGAAGCCATACACGTGTTCTATGTGTAGCAAGGCATTCACCCGTTCATCCCATCTCATGAGACACCAGCGAGTACACAAATAGATGGAGGAAATTCGGCCCATCACCCACGTCGTTCAGCGACCTTTACAGATGCACCATCCTTTCTGGATCATCATTTCATGGTGTGGGAAGTGCCCAcatccacaagaaactgcagaaagcCATGAGCACAGCTCAGACCATCAAATCCCCATCCTTTCTATAGACTGCCTCAGTAAAGCAGCCAACGTTAAAAAGTCTCATCTCACACTGACCATATTCACTTGTCCCTCCCCCCATAAAGAAGATTCACTATGAGGTCACAGCCTCAGATTGAAGGAGTgtttttttccccacggttttcaGACACCTGAACGAACATCACCCTATTCAAATAATATTGCCTTTGCTCTATTCTAATGGATCCCTCTATTATCTTTTTcactgctgtactatgtatgggttAACACTGTTCCTCAGCACATGTGACAAGAAATGTGAACTGAACTGATTCTTCTATTAATGCAGTATTCAATTGCTGAACATGTTCATTGTTTTCAGCTGTCCGAGCTGTGAAACACTATTAAAATCCAGTGTCAGTGATTGTTTTATCCCAATTTCCTTACATCAAATTATTTTCCAATAAAATTCTGAAAatttgctgaaattttccattaaCATTTCCATTTGAGAGGCTGATTAAAACACATTTATTGCCAGAATACATCAGGTAAACCAAAAATGGCAATGGAGGTATTGAGTACCTCTGAATGTGTCCCCCATGCTTGTCCACTGGACACTTCCTGACACACAAATGTAGCTGAGTCCAGTTCCTTAAATGGACTGAACGTTAAGCCTTTTGGACCTTCAGTTTAGTTTACATCAACCGGAAGGAGATTGGGGTCTGGTTGTTGCAATCAGAATGGATAAATTATGTGGCGACGGGATAGGGAAACTTTTCTGAACCacaatgaaatgttaataaatgtaGTTAGCATGGATTGCAACAGGGAAGGTGATAGTTCACCAACATTATTAAGCAAAGGAAATGCAGTAAGTGTGATAATTGTTGGATTTTTAAAGGGCATTCAGCAAAATGTTGCATAGTAGACTCGGGACTAAACCAAGCAGTGGAGTTGGTGAACAAGTCTCACCACCCCCCTCTTTGCCCCACCCCCATCCACAATGGGTTTGCACACTTGCTACAGATGGGGTGGTAGAGTTGTAACAAATCCTTTTAGGCCCCAGAAAATACCGGATCAATGCCAATTCAGGAGCCCGATCTTTAAAAATGAGTCAGTAGGCTAGTAAGTCAGGAATCCAACATAcaagagtacagcacaggaacaggcccttcagcccacttgtCCATGATCCCAAAGTAAACAATCTCCTGCCTCCAAATTAtccctatccctccatacccttcatTTCATCTATCTGGAAGCTTCTTAAATGCTACATTGTGTATACTTTCACCACCACTGAcaacccattccaggcacctactaccTCTCACTATGTAAAAAAATTGCTCCACACAACTCTTTTAAACATCCCCCTTTTCAGCTAAAGTGCACATCATTGATTATTGTATATTTTTATGCtggagaaagattctgactgttcatctaatctatgcctctcacaatgtACTAAATTTTTATCAGGTCTCAGGTCTCCCATCATCCTCCAACACTAcagagaaaacaactcaagtTTCTCCAACCTCTCACCATAGTTCATAATCCAGGCagcataggccattcagcctatcaagtccactcttccattccatcatgagctgatccattctctcactcagcccctccccccgtcttctccccataacctttgatacccagtAGTCagttacctatcaatctctgccttatgaCCTGGCCTCTGCAGctgcctgtggtagcaaattccagaggttcaccactctctggctaaagaaatacctCCACATACCCTCCAGTGGCCCACAATCAATGACCTAGTGAGTCCAACAGTGAATATCTTTGGGCCCTGTGAGCACTCAGCAGGGTCTGTGAATGCAAGGCCTTATCTGCCGCAGACCACATAGAGGACCTGATCCAGGACTCCTAGGTGGCGGGGATCAGGTCGAACTCTTGACAGACAGGGATTCTTGGAGCAAGGTGAGTTCAGTCTGTGGAAAGCAGTCAAGCTGGAAGTTACGCTCGAGGTGGCTCTCaagaacatggaggcctactcgaCCGACAACACGACCACCTTGTGGTTAatccaggcaccaccatcttgggatgtgCTGACACCCCTTTGTTCTGCTAATGACTCGATCACAGCAGCAGTTCTCTGCAAATGCTTCCCGTCACTTTTGTCTGGCTCTGGTGATCCGACCACAGCCGCAGTGCTATGGGAGCACCCACAGTGGtacttctgtggcctgggcaagcatcagaggaaaccCTGCCCAGAAAAGGATTCAACTTGCTACAGTTACAGGAAGAAGGGCCATGACACCAAGATGTGTAAGTCCTTGCAGCCTCATCCTAGCAGCACCGTGTGCGGATCACAGGGGCTGCTGTCACACAGTCATCACCTGGGTCAGCAGCGTCATGTGCGATCTGTGGGGTGCCACTTTCAGGCCGTGGAGGCCGCCATCTTTGGGATCCAGCAGCGCAGCATGAGGGCCCTGGGGGCTGCCATTTTGGACACTGCCACCATCCACAACAGCGATGTGAAGTGAcccgacactggcctccatcacactcaaccaggacagtccagatcaactcaccaggtTGATGATGGACATTCATGTAAATGGACATGTGACGAGATGCTTATTCGAtagtgggagcatggagagcttcataTACCCAGACGCAGTGCGGCGCCTTTCCCTTACAGAAGGTCTCTTTGGCATCCATGTCAGGCACAGAAGATGTCCAGGGCTTCTGTGTCATGACTCCAATGATGCAGGGTACTGAATATAAAGACTTTAGACAGATggtaatgccacagctctgcactgCTGTGCCATTggaactggattttcagtgccaccttaaaagcaTTACAATGGAATTTGATGGggcccatccacccctcacttgTTACAACAGAGTAATTGTTACCAGCAATTTTCGAACCAACAACCCAACCGCTAACCACACACAACCAGCGGGATCTTCACACTTAAAAttaaccctccctccccacaacccGTTTTTATTTGCCAACATCAGTCCGACTGTAAACCCATCGCCACCAAAAGTAGGCAGTACAGTGCTGGGGACAAGGCCTTCATGTGGGCTGGATATAGCGCTTACTCAAGGAGGGGgttattgaagccagcaccagcccttgggaAGCGCAGGTAGTGGTAGTACAGAATGGGGAAGCGAACAGGATGgtcagaccatcaacagataCACATAATTGGATGCACACCCCCTCCAATGCATCGCTGACATGGGCAACCAAATTGCCCAATGTTGGGTCTTTTCGACCACCTGAAGTTGGTGTACCACCAGCTCCCAATGGACTGCCAGAATATAGCATTTGAGGCAGTTGGCTGCCTGtaccacttcctgcaggtctcaTTCGATGTCACAAATGGCATCTTGGTCTTCCAGCAAGAGATGGACCACATGATTGATCAGTATGAATTCTGGGCCACTTTCCTGACCTTGACAACATccccatctgcggccatgacttGCAGCACCATGATAccaatctccagaaattcctcTAAACAGCTAAGCTTCTTATATATAAGGCCAAGTGCATATTCCACACAACCTGCCtgaccatccttggctgtgtggtggagaatggactCATCAGCCTGGACCCTGACTGCATGTGGCCGCTCCTGGAGCTTCCCCTTCCACACAGCCTGaaggccctgaagaggtgccttgggttcTTTTCCTCTTATGCCCAaagggtccccaattatgcagacaaggcctggTCTTTCATTAAATCCACACCCATCTCCCTGGCGATGGAGGCTCATGCAGCCTTCAATCGCATTAAGGCAGACATCatcaaggccacaatgcatgctgtggatgaatccaccccatttcaggtggaaatCAATGTGTCAGACTTTACCTTGGCAGCCACCCTTAACCAGATAGTCAGGCCAGTCACATTTTTTCCACATAACCTGCAGACCCTGAGATTTGACACTCTTCggtcgagaaagaggcccaagccattgtcgggAGAGTGTGGCACTGGTGCCATTACCTGGCCAGTAAGAGATTCACTCTGCTGACTGATCAACACACAgttgtgttcatgtttaacaatcagcagttgggcaaaatcaaaaaggacaaaatactgaggtggaggattgaactgtccacctacaattacaataTGGACAATAAGATTATTGCCAAAGCCTTGATAAATAGATTAGCAACTTacttgcctaaattaataaatgctAATCAAATTGGCTTTGTGCAGGGGAGGCAATCGGTGGACAATATATGCAAATTGCTCAGTATTATACATCTGGCACAAACAAGAGATGACTTGAATATCTCTGTGCCTTTAGATGTGGAAGGAGCTTTTGATTGACTGGAGTGGGacatttatttaaagtgttggaaaaatttggactgggacaaacatttattaattggattagagctaAAGTAATATTTAATGGTCCAATTTCATCAACATTGTCCAGATCTTGAAGTCAAGGTTATCCATTATTTCCAGCTCTTTTCCTCCTGGCTACTGAACCATTAGAGGAATCCATCCATCTATATCCAGACATAAATGGTTTCAGGATcaatcaggaagaacataaaatcaatttatttgctaaaGATGTTGTGACAGAGCCAGTTAACTCATTACAAAAATTGCAGTCTAAATTGAAAGATGTTGGGATTATTTTTGGTTATAAAGTCAACTGAGGCAAAAGCAAAGTTAAGTCACTTATGGGTGGGAATTATgaacaaattaagagaaattcTAAATTTAAGTGGCCActcaatggaattaaatatttagatatcaAGATAGATAACAacctgcagaattttttttatcagTTGAATTATCTTCGCTTGCTTAGGAAAATTGAGGATGATCTTAATAAATGGGTGACCCTCCCAATAACTTTGGTTAGAATGAATATGCTGcctagagtaaaaaaaaaattcaaagtttgcctgttcctgtacttcagagattctttcaaaaccttaataaatgcatcaggaagtttctgtggaaagGTAAGCCTTCCAGAGTAAAACTGGAGTTGCATAAGGTTGATGAGAGGACAGCCAAAaccttatatataaatggaattcgaAATTATTATCTGTATTATCTGGCCCTAAAGAAGCTCCCCTATAAAAGCATATaattacaaatatggaataaaattaatgttcAAATTGGGGACAAGGAGGGTCTTTCATCTCAAACACTCTGGCTCAAAATATGATCATTCCATCAATgattgataataaaatcctgaACACTTGGTCCTAGAGAGGGTTgaagtgtattgaggattgttatgagcagggacaatttatgacatttgaggaaattaggaataaatatggagtttCAAATACATATTTTTTCTGCTCTCTTCAGTTAAGATGTTATTTAACCTTACTGCAGTGTAGTGAAATTGAGTCTCTGGTTCGAAAGGGGAgcacaaaaaaattatttcaaaaatgtattccttacttcacgTGGGAATCCCTAAACAGGGGtttgataaatcaagacaaaggtgggaatcagatctgggtatagaaattaaTCCATTTTGCTGATCTGACAGTATGATTAACACGATTAATGTAaggtgcaatataacttcttgTATCAGCTATATCTCACTGCACAAACATTAcataaatttaaacaggaaataacagacaaatgttttcaatgtagtcaagaaataggtactttcttaACCTGGACATGCCCTAGAGTgtggcctttctgggaagatttgggtaacCTTCTGGAAAATAAATTACATGAATTTGATAtcctcaggcacctgaattatttttattggggaatttagaagatgtaagacctaaaatgaggctattGAAATATCAATTACAATTCATTAAGCTCGCTTTAGAAGTGGCCAGGAAAGGCATAGCAGTTACTtgaaaatctgattcccaactaggtttagccccactggaaaatagaaatgcatcattgTGTTCTCCTGGAGAAGATCATCTAGAACCTCAGAAACAGGGATGATGTATTTTTAAgtatatggaattcatacctaaggtacattggggtaaatctttaatgatttccctccccaccccatctcttccccctcttattttgttcttctttttctccattatctttctctccctttggttcaatgtggacattgaatttgcatttttgtagtattattgtaattattttctttcttgactttttttcctcactttctttaatattgacatgtggatggatatttgttattttattaatattacttgtttttctttttgattattcttcattttgactgcatgttgattgaaaattcacaaaataaaatattcaaaataaaaccaGCCTTGGACAAGACATGGAAAATTACCATGCAGGAAGTAAGAATGCAAGTGGTAAGTGAAAGTGGAGATTATTTCAAGAAGAATGCAGGTCTTGCTACAACCTGGATT from Narcine bancroftii isolate sNarBan1 chromosome 10, sNarBan1.hap1, whole genome shotgun sequence encodes the following:
- the LOC138744061 gene encoding zinc finger protein 34-like; translation: ETITQGEETVLCVQETFTNLEEHKDILSTEKPYKCGDCGKGFNYPSLLDAHRRTHTGERPFTCSVCGKGFTQSCTLQTHRRVHTDEKPFSCSHCGKGFRCSSNLIQHQRVHTGEKPFTCSVCAKGFSQLTTLLTHQRGVHTGERPFTCSICGKGFTNSSHLLKHLRVHTGERPFTCSVCGKGFTHSSTLLIHQRVHNGERPFICSVCGKGFAHSSNLLTHQRVHTGEKPYTCSMCSKAFTRSSHLMRHQRVHK